One part of the Candidatus Neomarinimicrobiota bacterium genome encodes these proteins:
- the hemC gene encoding hydroxymethylbilane synthase, with product MDELIIGTRGDRLSIWQANHIKQLLKDHYPELNIRMKIIKTRGDQLSEYPLSNLDRRGLFTAELEQQLLNDQIQMAVHNALNIDISLAPGLILAGYPKRQSAEEAFVSYKWSDLEELPASPVIATSNILRRIQFHEKYPKTRFVGLQGHFNSRIFKLKNQKWDGLITEYVNIERTTVQKIHVVTFDVESFVPSIGQGAIGIEISSYNDKIRELLEPILDTETNTCVSLERKIYRDLYRLNDRLIIGANVRMEDKDMKMVVFVASPEGEHSLKKTEKGNPEEAEKMITDLVDSFKSEKVTDW from the coding sequence ATGGATGAATTAATCATTGGAACTCGGGGTGACCGTCTGTCCATCTGGCAGGCAAATCACATCAAGCAGCTCTTAAAGGATCATTATCCTGAATTGAATATCCGGATGAAGATCATCAAGACGCGTGGAGACCAGTTAAGTGAATATCCTTTATCCAATCTTGACCGCAGGGGTTTATTTACAGCCGAACTTGAGCAGCAGTTATTGAATGATCAGATTCAGATGGCGGTACACAATGCACTGAACATCGACATTTCCCTGGCGCCGGGACTCATCCTGGCCGGATATCCCAAACGTCAGTCTGCCGAGGAAGCTTTCGTCAGCTACAAATGGTCCGACCTGGAAGAGCTTCCCGCTTCGCCTGTCATTGCTACAAGCAATATCCTCCGCCGAATCCAATTCCATGAAAAATATCCCAAAACCCGTTTTGTTGGTTTACAGGGACATTTCAACTCCCGGATTTTTAAATTAAAAAACCAGAAATGGGACGGATTGATTACAGAGTATGTGAATATTGAGCGAACAACTGTTCAAAAGATTCACGTGGTTACCTTTGATGTGGAATCCTTTGTTCCTTCGATCGGACAGGGAGCCATTGGCATTGAAATCTCCAGCTATAACGACAAAATCCGTGAACTGCTGGAACCTATCCTTGATACGGAGACCAATACCTGTGTAAGCCTGGAACGGAAAATCTACCGGGATTTATACCGGTTAAACGACCGGCTGATCATCGGAGCCAATGTCCGGATGGAAGATAAAGACATGAAAATGGTGGTTTTTGTTGCTTCTCCGGAAGGGGAACATTCATTGAAAAAAACTGAAAAGGGGAACCCGGAAGAAGCAGAAAAAATGATCACAGATCTGGTGGACTCATTTAAAAGCGAAAAGGTTACAGACTGGTAA
- a CDS encoding MmgE/PrpD family protein, giving the protein MTDVISRRIARFAVNLKYEDLPEEVVGQAKRFIYDSVGCALGSMKTRDVNIIRDLFLEMEGEPESTVLGFGDKLPAVNSTLLNSLMIRALDFNDIYWKEDPSHPSDLIPAALGLAEKVDASMQDVIVAIILAYEFEQRLCEWAKPGVRERKWHHATLTQLVSPVVAGKILGLTEDQMVHAIGINACHNHTIGCPTAGKLTMMKNTVDPMAVQSGVFAALMAQKGYTGTEAIFEGKEGFRDVYGPSWDDAVLTEGLGESYRIMECSMKAFPTEALTHTHLSAAIKIVTENDISYDRISDVVITTIARACDILFDPHKYRPESRETADHSLPYCIARALIDKKITTESFSDEKLKDPRLWEVIDKIKGEASVEFEKMFPAKQPSKVRITLKDGRVFEQYLEYPKGDPREPMTVQDLKNKFAALAKPVAGETKINKITQAIFSCEMMSARSFMCEMTL; this is encoded by the coding sequence ATGACCGACGTGATCAGTCGCAGGATTGCACGCTTTGCAGTAAACCTTAAGTATGAAGACCTTCCGGAAGAAGTGGTCGGGCAGGCCAAACGGTTTATTTATGATTCTGTGGGATGTGCCCTTGGCAGCATGAAAACACGTGATGTAAATATCATACGGGATCTTTTTCTTGAGATGGAAGGAGAACCCGAATCGACGGTATTGGGGTTTGGGGATAAGCTGCCGGCTGTCAATAGTACATTGCTCAACTCACTCATGATCCGGGCCCTGGATTTCAATGACATATACTGGAAAGAAGATCCGTCCCACCCCTCAGATCTGATCCCGGCAGCCTTGGGATTGGCGGAAAAAGTAGATGCTTCAATGCAGGATGTTATTGTTGCCATTATCCTGGCCTATGAGTTTGAGCAACGCCTGTGTGAGTGGGCAAAACCGGGAGTCCGTGAACGGAAATGGCACCATGCCACACTGACTCAGCTCGTATCACCTGTTGTAGCAGGAAAAATTCTGGGACTCACCGAGGATCAGATGGTACATGCCATTGGGATTAATGCATGTCACAACCATACCATCGGATGTCCGACTGCAGGAAAACTGACGATGATGAAGAATACGGTTGATCCCATGGCTGTGCAATCGGGCGTGTTTGCCGCCCTGATGGCTCAAAAAGGGTATACGGGTACTGAAGCTATCTTCGAAGGGAAAGAAGGTTTTCGGGATGTGTACGGACCTTCCTGGGATGATGCAGTTCTGACGGAAGGGCTGGGGGAATCTTACCGGATTATGGAATGCAGCATGAAAGCCTTTCCAACCGAAGCGCTGACCCATACCCACTTATCTGCCGCGATTAAAATTGTCACTGAAAATGATATTTCTTATGACCGAATCAGTGATGTGGTTATCACAACGATTGCCAGAGCCTGCGATATTTTGTTTGACCCCCATAAATACAGACCGGAAAGCAGGGAAACGGCAGATCACAGCCTGCCGTACTGCATAGCCAGGGCTTTAATCGATAAAAAAATCACAACAGAGAGTTTTTCTGACGAAAAATTGAAAGATCCAAGATTGTGGGAAGTGATTGACAAAATCAAAGGTGAAGCCTCGGTTGAATTTGAGAAGATGTTCCCTGCGAAACAACCGTCTAAAGTCCGGATTACCCTGAAGGACGGACGTGTCTTTGAGCAATACCTGGAGTATCCCAAAGGGGATCCCCGGGAACCCATGACGGTACAGGATCTGAAAAACAAATTTGCCGCGTTAGCAAAGCCTGTAGCCGGCGAAACAAAAATTAATAAAATAACCCAGGCCATTTTTTCCTGTGAGATGATGTCTGCCCGGTCATTCATGTGTGAAATGACCCTCTGA
- a CDS encoding insulinase family protein, translated as MDVRSVKKILLSGLFLILIAGCAREIPAWYTYIPHENSPVVSISLRFDTGSAIEPEDKKGISRLTMMSVLEHSTKQTPRSEILKEINERAISEQIIVDTDVSTFLFRLHKDHVDAWLSLLEQRFRFPAFAEHEVGLLIRQEKERLENKILYRSEDFSKDVLVEKLFSGHPYAGLPGGYPYTLKKLSGEDLKTWWERSFSVNNMQIAVSGPINPDQQDRLIEILSGFHPRTHPPVPELPRPVLPDTIHYILIDNGSDVSAVSLGWLLPFNRSDREFYPFWIFSSHLGEHRTFYGHLMKELRVKRGFNYGDYAYGEHFVQNHYSVFPQPGHPRMYQYFSIWIRPLKNQNVPFALRLVLNDLKTFQEKGLDSLAYCQTKEFLKSYINLYARNQADYLSFSQDYAYYGLDDFPASAIQWLDSTDYRTGREMIKNAIDLHRMVVVVVGGDTDLLQKILTGNLPASPLYTTRPAVDVLKRDQEIEAFLLPPGVIERYGTLDFLQKR; from the coding sequence ATGGATGTTCGCTCGGTAAAAAAAATCCTGCTCTCCGGGTTATTCCTTATCCTGATTGCCGGCTGTGCCCGGGAAATACCGGCGTGGTATACATATATCCCCCATGAAAACAGTCCGGTGGTATCCATCAGTCTCCGTTTTGACACCGGTTCAGCCATAGAGCCTGAGGATAAAAAGGGCATTTCACGCCTGACCATGATGTCGGTACTGGAACATTCTACAAAACAGACTCCCAGAAGCGAGATTCTGAAAGAAATAAACGAACGGGCCATTTCGGAACAGATCATTGTAGATACTGATGTATCAACCTTTCTTTTCCGTTTGCACAAGGATCATGTGGATGCATGGCTTTCACTGCTTGAACAACGGTTTCGTTTTCCGGCGTTTGCGGAACATGAGGTGGGTCTTCTCATCCGTCAGGAAAAAGAGCGACTGGAAAATAAAATACTGTACCGGAGTGAGGATTTTTCGAAAGATGTGTTGGTGGAAAAGCTTTTCAGCGGGCATCCTTATGCCGGCTTGCCTGGCGGTTATCCTTACACCCTGAAGAAACTTTCCGGAGAGGATTTGAAAACGTGGTGGGAACGGTCATTTTCCGTGAACAATATGCAAATCGCCGTTTCCGGACCAATCAACCCTGATCAGCAGGATAGATTGATTGAAATCCTTTCGGGATTTCATCCCCGGACTCATCCGCCCGTACCTGAACTCCCCCGGCCTGTCCTCCCTGATACAATCCACTATATTCTTATCGATAACGGATCGGATGTTTCGGCTGTTTCTCTTGGATGGCTTCTGCCTTTTAACCGTTCCGACAGGGAATTTTATCCTTTCTGGATTTTTAGCTCCCATTTGGGAGAACACAGGACCTTTTACGGGCATTTGATGAAAGAACTGCGTGTCAAACGGGGATTTAATTACGGGGATTATGCCTATGGCGAGCACTTCGTTCAGAATCATTACTCAGTATTTCCCCAGCCGGGACATCCCCGCATGTATCAGTATTTCAGTATTTGGATTCGTCCCCTGAAAAATCAGAATGTCCCCTTTGCACTCCGATTGGTCCTCAATGATCTGAAAACCTTCCAGGAGAAAGGTTTGGACAGCCTTGCTTACTGTCAAACGAAGGAATTTCTCAAATCATATATCAATTTATATGCCCGAAACCAGGCGGATTACCTGAGTTTTTCCCAGGATTATGCATATTATGGACTTGATGATTTTCCGGCTTCAGCCATTCAATGGCTGGATTCCACGGATTATCGTACGGGACGGGAAATGATAAAGAATGCCATAGATCTCCATAGGATGGTTGTTGTTGTGGTTGGTGGTGATACGGATTTACTTCAGAAAATCCTGACTGGAAATCTGCCGGCTTCCCCCTTGTATACAACCCGGCCTGCCGTGGATGTTTTAAAACGGGATCAGGAAATTGAAGCATTTCTTTTACCGCCTGGTGTGATAGAACGGTATGGGACTCTGGATTTTTTACAGAAACGTTAA